The Candidozyma auris chromosome 1, complete sequence genome includes a region encoding these proteins:
- the BUD16 gene encoding putative pyridoxal kinase encodes MKSVLSVQSHVVHGYVGGRAATFPLQYLGWDVDNINTVNFSNHTGYGFVRGSAIEASNMTALFHGLVDIKCKYDAIISGYIPSAELIDIMSTNVQSLKTNKPSTIYVCDPVMGDQGQLYVSEDCVEAYRRLLHEGQVDIITPNHFELELLSGCKIINETDLKIATDYLHKTCKIKHIVITSLGDEFKLGAKSHSDTIYCAVSSSDDSSLQYFRIPVIKSYFTGVGDLFTALLLDKFYNNPKNIMVAVNQVLTIMADVLKLTLKLGKEEYREYKKIHTLENEDILEGKMNDADSMRFFELRVIQAREFYNYTGEGQFEPVSS; translated from the coding sequence ATGAAATCGGTTCTATCCGTTCAGTCCCATGTTGTGCACGGATATGTGGGCGGCAGAGCTGCTACTTTTCCACTTCAGTACCTTGGATGGGATGTTGATAACATCAACACAGTGAACTTCTCTAACCATACTGGCTATGGATTCGTGAGAGGTTCAGCAATAGAGGCCAGCAATATGACTGCTTTGTTTCATGGTCTCGTGGATATTAAGTGTAAATACGATGCCATAATCCTGGGTTACATTCCCTCGGCAGAACTCATCGACATTATGTCCACGAACGTGCAGCTGCTCAAGACCAACAAGCCATCGACCATATACGTCTGCGATCCTGTCATGGGCGACCAGGGACAACTTTATGTCAGTGAGGACTGTGTTGAGGCTTACAGAAGACTTTTACACGAAGGGCAGGTGGACATCATCACACCAAACCACTTTGAGTTAGAGCTTTTAAGCGGGTGCAAAATCATTAATGAGACTGATTTAAAAATTGCTACAGACTACCTTCACAAAACTTGCAAAATTAAGCATATAGTCATCACGAGCTTGGGTGATGAATTTAAGCTAGGGGCAAAGAGTCATTCGGATACCATATACTGTGCTGTGTCTTCATCCGACGATTCCAGCTTGCAATACTTTAGAATCCCCGTCATCAAGTCCTACTTCACCGGAGTTGGTGACTTATTTACTGCACTCCTTCTAGACAAGTTTTATAACAACCCGAAAAATATCATGGTTGCCGTGAACCAGGTTCTCACCATCATGGCAGACGTGCTCAAGTTGACCCTTAAGCTCGGCAAGGAAGAATATCGTGAGTACAAGAAAATACATACCTTAGAAAATGAAGACATCTTGGAAGGAAAGATGAATGATGCTGACTCCATGAGATTTTTCGAGCTACGGGTAATTCAAGCTCGTGAATTCTACAATTATACGGGAGAGGGACAGTTTGAACCAGTGTCATCATAA
- the HAC1 gene encoding transcription factor HAC1 produces MTVAVDPNFKSSLPPRKRARTQEEKEQRRVERILRNRRAAHASREKKRRHVEYLESYVLSMEANLAKLSDNFAAVCNLLPQDKIDSLNLPALQDLTSLKNQIHANMSSNNNSTRGTKSGSVSFGDEEIDDFDSQCDFNVEGTPRIQVKKEESDDVAEAVTPQSKVVVKAEVSSPQLLSTSSSGFFNYLSPVSINSPVNSPIDLQLKTSESTEAPESFSGSSTSGSMPSTPDMSNHHDDVSMMGPATSAFDVLAQNPAAVLFPRLVVA; encoded by the coding sequence ATGACTGTCGCCGTCGACCCTAACTTCAAGTCGTCCTTGCCACCTCGCAAGAGAGCTAGAACtcaagaggagaaggaacAGCGTCGTGTGGAGCGGATTCTCAGAAACAGAAGAGCCGCCCACGCGTCgagagaaaagaagcgGAGACACGTGGAGTATCTCGAATCGTACGTGTTGCTGATGGAGGCCAACTTAGCCAAATTGTCCGACAATTTTGCCGCTGTTTGCAACCTTCTCCCTCAAGACAAGATTGACTCGCTCAACTTGCCTGCTCTCCAAGACTTGACGTCATTAAAAAATCAAATACACGCGAACATGTCCCTGAACAACAACTCCACGAGGGGCACCAAGAGCGGTTCAGTTCTGTTCGGCGACGAGGAGATTGACGATTTCGACTCCCAATGCGACTTTAATGTCGAGGGAACTCCAAGAATTCAAGtcaaaaaggaagaaagcGATGATGTTGCGGAGGCGGTGACTCCACAGTCAAAAGTTGTTGTCAAGGCGGAGGTGTCTCTGCCGCAACTCTTGTCAACCTCATCCTCGGGCTTTTTCAACTACCTCCTGCCCGTGTCTATAAATTCCCCAGTTAATTCGCCTATCGATCTACAATTGAAGACTAGCGAATCGACGGAAGCTCCAGAGTCCTTCTCTGGCTCAAGTACATCCGGCTCTATGCCAAGCACACCAGACATGTCCAATCATCATGACGACGTTTCGATGATGGGTCCAGCTACATCAGCCTTCGACGTATTGGCGCAAAATCCAGCAGCGGTTTTGTTCCCAAGGTTAGTCGTGGCTTGA